In a genomic window of Corvus hawaiiensis isolate bCorHaw1 chromosome Z, bCorHaw1.pri.cur, whole genome shotgun sequence:
- the LOC125320267 gene encoding LOW QUALITY PROTEIN: M-phase inducer phosphatase 2-like (The sequence of the model RefSeq protein was modified relative to this genomic sequence to represent the inferred CDS: deleted 1 base in 1 codon) — protein MELAYEIRACLQVGSSWQDLCPFHDLLCLCPKSPQLLPWQSDATVPQEKENLVTTPVMRKEEAKLRPGKRSHCRHLSRSPSEPGSVPRPVLKRGQLSDSDSPVEAKRQRRVAGSPGQEASVEPGAWLEPSRSARLEEIENLLANDDQELIGDFSKPHLLPTVKGKDPGLKYISPEMLAAVLTGHFSSCIESSIIADCRYPYEYEGGHVKGTVNLPLQRDVEELLLEQPIVSLDASKRVIVIFHCEFSVERGPKMCKFLREGDPCCHEYPQLHYPELYVLKGGYRQFFFQFPSHCEPRDYRPMRHAAFKEELRKFRGQRRLRERGRRALFSCGRDL, from the exons ATGGAGCTCGCATATGAGATCCGTGCCTGCCTGCAGgtgggaagcagctggcaggacttgtgccCATTTCACGATCTCCTCTGCCTGTGCCCCAAgtctccccagctgctgccctggcagagcGATGCCACCGTGCCCCAGGAGAAGGAGAACCTGGTGACCACGCCAGtgatgaggaaggaggaggcaAAGCTG CGTCCGGGGAAGCGCAGCCACTGCCGGCATCTGTCCCGCTCGCCCTCGGAGCCGGGCAGTGTCCCCAGGCCCGTCCTGAAGCGGGGACAGCTCTCGGACAGCGACAGCCCTGTCGAGGCCAAGCGGCAGAGGAGGGTGGCCGGCAGCCCTGGCCAGGAGGCGTCG GTGGAGCCg GGAGCGTGGCTGGAGCCTTCCCGGTCCGCCCGGCTTGAGGAGATCGAGAACCTGCTGGCCAACGATGACCAGGAGCTCATCGGGGACTTCTCCAAG CCTCACCTCCTGCCGACGGTGAAGGGCAAGGACCCGGGCCTGAAGTACATCTCCCCTGAGATG CTGGCGGCGGTGCTGACGGGGCACTTCAGCAGCTGCATCGAGAGCAGCATCATCGCGGACTGCCGCTATCCCTACGAGTACGAGGGCGGCCACGTCAAG GGCACTGTCAACCTGCCGCTGCAGCGGGACGTGGAGGaattgctgctggagcagcccatcGTGTCCCTGGACGCCAGCAAGAGGGTGATCGTCATCTTCCACTGCGAGTTCTCTGTTGAGCGGGGGCCCAAAAT GTGCAAGTTCCTGCGGGAGGGGGATCCATGCTGCCACGAGTACCCCCAGCTGCACTACCCCGAGCTGTACGTGCTGAAGGGCGGCTACCGGCAGTTCTTCTTTCAGTTCCCG AGCCACTGCGAGCCCCGGGACTATCGGCCCATGCGGCACGCCGCGTTCAAGGAGGAGCTGCGCAAGTTCCGCGGGCAGAGGCGGCTCCGCGAGCGCGGCCGGCGGGCGCTCTTCAGCTGCGGGCGGGACCTGTGA